A section of the Leptospira semungkisensis genome encodes:
- a CDS encoding LPS-assembly protein LptD, translating into MRPWIRNCLILLFLPSLALAQQTGDSGPRVPGLPEATATEDDTQRSVVKTRNRLLGRSIEILSEREVDEQLENLGLSREGSIYTRRKRLKAALGEKEDTKPDFSALAETNKKELPMVIENAAEGELMRVDKTKGGVLVLRGRVRLKLRTGALEAETISVDSDRQEIYAEGGIKFEDGRAKVTGDKFIYDYKLDKGVVYNTKGTMSPAYFVGEKFKKLDDKRYMLEMGYFTSCNAEKPHYSFKVDKVTIYDDKTIIGSNVRFQVGGTTVFWLPFFYNNNLGNGWNTQMGKNNTQGLFMQNSFQWSVLPGNSWSPMGYKFRADFYEMTGQAFQMEMWRQSANLNYQIDVGYANHKAYQIVPGYQNRFANYGLGTTGVTNEIDKGDYYGTNIPNIGVDKDPWWKGRIFLNSKMNNTEKDVTRNISIQYENYTNRLFEYEYGNRYQPNNSLQSLYTYRDVRFGYVRNSLEWKADYTENRGDLSVNVNMKRNMLFYNLTPLGKSGYFPTVDVLPSTTIKNSSEVTRLPYFETPVYWDTYLTNTLLRFYGVPVQEKLKIPTPDGNYNDPNGDYKDNLLRTQSFLQGETGFRTSMNFGSYISLAPAVYYGAKKQSAQLPAGTASSSTVNTNFTSLERSLARDSYQYFRTNTNLRVGAPILFFNATYRKLEAEKPELQDPILMKNRQHEVELSLESYALENFEISLRTIRDLRNFSDQYQPQPTNKERWYFTVFRFAGYIDFLEGFSKRKRSLLERKRSFYSGIFFNNDFVYHTPLGRPLSNNLTVSYKMGGFRLPFLRYIRELEVGTTWYHIYYASMVDNYRIYAKASIDITRELGFEAEIDSRVTEPWRYTNQTDNYYYQRYIVNQDPTAPFTSMNMTSTSLGQDLINGTGLNGTQARQNTALNINRVMGTIKYNLHTMNFRLGLSSDLRSVPGGTTGASQVTFYDQSIFFSISLTDFSLGQEDASQLTRMRLYRFKKRPLKAGYVEGVESQ; encoded by the coding sequence ATGCGCCCCTGGATCCGAAATTGTCTAATTCTTCTATTTCTGCCTAGCCTTGCATTGGCTCAGCAGACTGGTGACTCAGGCCCTCGCGTGCCCGGACTTCCCGAGGCAACTGCAACGGAAGATGATACCCAAAGATCCGTAGTCAAGACTCGAAACCGTTTGCTCGGAAGATCCATAGAGATCCTGAGCGAAAGAGAAGTGGACGAGCAGTTAGAAAACCTAGGTCTTTCTAGAGAAGGATCCATATATACAAGACGCAAGAGACTGAAAGCTGCTCTTGGAGAAAAAGAAGATACGAAACCCGACTTCTCCGCGTTAGCCGAAACAAATAAGAAAGAACTTCCTATGGTAATCGAGAACGCTGCAGAAGGGGAACTCATGCGTGTGGACAAGACCAAGGGTGGAGTTCTTGTCTTGCGGGGAAGGGTTCGTCTGAAGCTGAGAACCGGTGCCCTCGAAGCCGAAACGATCTCTGTGGATTCGGACAGACAAGAGATCTATGCGGAAGGTGGAATCAAGTTCGAGGACGGAAGAGCTAAGGTCACCGGTGACAAATTCATCTATGACTATAAGTTAGATAAGGGAGTGGTCTATAATACCAAAGGGACCATGTCACCAGCCTACTTCGTGGGCGAAAAGTTCAAGAAGCTAGATGATAAGCGTTACATGTTGGAGATGGGTTACTTCACTTCTTGCAACGCGGAGAAGCCTCATTATTCCTTTAAAGTAGATAAGGTAACTATCTACGATGATAAAACGATCATAGGATCTAACGTTCGTTTTCAGGTAGGAGGAACTACAGTCTTCTGGTTGCCATTCTTCTATAATAATAACCTTGGAAACGGCTGGAATACTCAGATGGGTAAGAATAATACCCAAGGGTTGTTCATGCAGAACTCCTTCCAGTGGTCCGTTCTACCTGGAAATTCTTGGTCTCCTATGGGATATAAGTTCCGTGCGGACTTCTATGAAATGACCGGTCAGGCATTTCAGATGGAAATGTGGAGACAGAGCGCTAATCTGAATTACCAAATCGACGTAGGTTATGCGAACCATAAGGCCTATCAGATCGTTCCTGGTTATCAGAACAGATTTGCGAATTATGGGCTGGGAACCACTGGGGTCACGAACGAGATCGATAAAGGAGATTATTACGGGACCAATATCCCTAATATCGGAGTAGATAAGGATCCATGGTGGAAGGGGCGGATCTTTCTCAATTCCAAGATGAATAATACGGAAAAGGACGTTACCCGTAACATCTCCATCCAATACGAAAATTATACTAACAGATTATTCGAATACGAATACGGCAATAGGTACCAACCGAATAATAGTTTGCAATCCTTGTATACTTATAGGGACGTTCGATTCGGTTATGTTCGTAACTCCTTGGAATGGAAGGCGGATTATACGGAGAATAGGGGAGATCTTTCCGTTAACGTTAACATGAAGAGAAATATGCTCTTCTATAATTTGACCCCTCTCGGAAAGTCAGGTTACTTTCCTACCGTAGATGTTCTTCCTTCTACTACGATTAAGAATAGTTCCGAGGTAACGAGACTTCCTTATTTTGAAACTCCGGTTTACTGGGATACCTACTTAACGAATACGTTATTGAGATTCTACGGGGTTCCTGTTCAGGAAAAATTGAAAATCCCGACTCCCGACGGAAATTATAATGATCCGAACGGAGACTATAAGGACAATCTTCTCCGGACACAATCCTTCTTGCAGGGTGAGACTGGCTTTAGAACTTCTATGAACTTCGGAAGTTATATTTCTTTGGCTCCAGCAGTATATTATGGTGCTAAAAAGCAATCCGCTCAGCTGCCTGCAGGGACTGCTTCTTCCAGCACGGTGAATACGAACTTCACCTCTTTGGAGAGAAGCCTTGCCAGGGATAGCTATCAATACTTCAGAACGAATACGAACCTGAGAGTCGGAGCTCCTATTCTTTTCTTTAATGCTACGTATCGTAAGCTCGAAGCGGAGAAGCCAGAGTTGCAGGATCCGATCTTAATGAAGAACCGCCAACACGAGGTGGAACTTTCTTTGGAAAGTTATGCTTTGGAGAATTTCGAGATCTCACTTCGCACGATCCGAGATCTTAGAAATTTCTCGGATCAATACCAGCCTCAACCTACGAACAAAGAACGTTGGTATTTTACTGTATTCCGATTTGCCGGTTATATAGATTTCTTAGAAGGTTTCAGCAAGAGAAAGAGAAGTCTCTTGGAAAGAAAGAGAAGCTTCTATTCCGGTATCTTCTTTAATAACGACTTCGTTTATCACACTCCTCTCGGAAGACCTCTTTCGAATAACCTGACTGTTTCATACAAAATGGGAGGCTTTCGTCTTCCTTTCTTGAGATATATTCGAGAGCTGGAAGTGGGGACTACTTGGTATCATATATATTACGCTTCTATGGTGGACAATTATAGGATCTATGCCAAGGCAAGTATAGATATCACGAGAGAGCTCGGGTTCGAAGCAGAGATCGATTCCAGGGTTACGGAACCTTGGAGATATACCAACCAAACGGATAATTATTATTACCAAAGATATATAGTGAATCAGGATCCTACGGCTCCATTTACTTCCATGAACATGACTTCTACTTCTTTGGGACAAGACTTGATCAATGGAACCGGGCTCAACGGAACCCAGGCGCGCCAGAATACTGCCTTGAATATCAACCGAGTGATGGGAACCATAAAGTATAATTTACATACGATGAACTTCCGTTTAGGATTGAGTAGTGATTTGAGATCCGTTCCGGGCGGAACCACAGGGGCGAGCCAAGTTACCTTTTACGACCAATCCATCTTCTTCTCTATTTCTCTTACGGATTTCAGCCTTGGTCAGGAAGATGCTTCTCAGTTGACGAGAATGCGCTTGTATAGATTCAAAAAACGTCCGTTAAAAGCGGGTTATGTGGAGGGAGTAGAATCTCAGTGA
- the gatC gene encoding Asp-tRNA(Asn)/Glu-tRNA(Gln) amidotransferase subunit GatC yields the protein MNLNEESLQKIAELSRLKIDPKDIQAFLSDFNKVLNYVDTITELDVSSVSDEDLYPNEGNTLRVDQAKEGLNRSQIESFAPSFQNGYFVVPKVIET from the coding sequence GTGAATCTGAACGAAGAATCCCTCCAAAAAATAGCAGAGTTGTCAAGACTCAAGATCGATCCGAAAGATATCCAAGCGTTTCTTTCCGATTTTAATAAAGTACTCAATTATGTGGATACGATCACCGAGTTGGATGTAAGTTCCGTTTCGGACGAAGACTTATATCCGAATGAGGGAAACACTCTCAGAGTGGATCAGGCTAAAGAAGGCTTAAATCGTTCTCAAATAGAATCCTTTGCTCCTAGCTTTCAAAACGGATACTTTGTAGTTCCTAAGGTAATTGAAACATGA
- a CDS encoding lipase family alpha/beta hydrolase, with translation MKELFSFRIVILLISFFSLTYCGNLEDRIKPPSNESLSDKIRDYLTSSYYAELNHAMYKFSTVITPLTVNDLSPLYFQDPFFQRDNTKTKIVFIHGWDFTEKQTDPPTDFNKKVTNLLSTWNQALAFTTSLQPTGGQTVYQKFEVYVFTYRTSDYIEFNGRRFIDTLNKYFSASDKVIVVAHSMGGLVSRSAILHPNNTNDVIDQIVSLGTPYYGSPFASPQYQGNLNSIGTIIKFMTNTPGGKNLAYTNGISSGVTPLPAGQQIYDGLDPAFNPFLEGLIANTSKDAQTTVYGGDISSSGACSDGTHDIIYQSGCLVLASGGSPTFSDSDGIVPLKSGLMNNRITNNFTVSDMDHSQMSFRDATGSNPTPVTNHFNNVFSYIFGL, from the coding sequence ATGAAAGAACTTTTCTCTTTCCGAATCGTTATCTTACTTATTTCTTTTTTCTCCCTCACATACTGCGGGAATTTGGAGGACAGAATTAAACCTCCGAGTAACGAATCTCTTTCTGACAAGATACGGGATTATCTAACTTCTTCTTACTATGCAGAGCTGAATCACGCAATGTATAAGTTTTCTACTGTAATCACCCCACTCACAGTAAACGATCTTTCTCCTCTATACTTCCAGGATCCCTTTTTCCAAAGAGATAATACTAAGACCAAGATAGTGTTCATTCATGGTTGGGATTTTACCGAAAAGCAAACGGACCCTCCTACTGATTTTAATAAAAAGGTCACTAATCTTCTTTCTACCTGGAACCAGGCCTTAGCATTTACTACTTCTTTGCAGCCTACTGGCGGGCAAACTGTATATCAAAAGTTTGAGGTCTACGTCTTTACATATCGCACATCTGACTATATCGAATTCAACGGAAGAAGGTTTATTGATACCCTCAATAAATATTTTAGCGCTTCGGATAAGGTGATCGTGGTCGCCCACTCTATGGGAGGATTAGTATCCAGATCCGCGATCTTGCACCCGAATAATACGAATGATGTGATTGATCAGATCGTAAGTTTAGGAACTCCGTATTACGGCTCTCCGTTTGCCTCTCCGCAATACCAAGGGAATTTAAACTCCATTGGAACCATTATCAAATTTATGACCAATACTCCTGGCGGAAAGAATTTAGCGTATACGAACGGAATTAGCTCTGGTGTGACTCCTCTCCCGGCAGGCCAGCAAATATATGATGGATTGGATCCAGCCTTTAATCCATTCTTAGAAGGATTGATCGCAAACACTTCTAAGGACGCTCAAACTACGGTGTATGGAGGAGATATTTCTTCTAGCGGTGCCTGTAGCGATGGAACTCACGATATTATCTATCAGAGTGGTTGTTTGGTCTTAGCAAGTGGAGGTTCTCCCACTTTTTCCGATTCGGATGGGATTGTACCATTAAAATCCGGTCTTATGAATAATCGGATCACGAACAACTTTACGGTGAGTGATATGGATCATTCTCAGATGTCCTTTCGGGATGCAACTGGAAGCAACCCGACCCCAGTAACGAATCACTTTAATAACGTATTCAGTTATATCTTTGGGCTTTAA
- a CDS encoding lipoprotein LipL31: MKRLFVSLTVIFSFIAYANCGDGTPVIESIDGNKVTTASFEAAYDTALDTLSRTQNIEKKNIIKFLTESEDKVPQSFLVLRNEFKKRRFFENYRQMLVIKAAADKSGFSKRSDIKEILKFQEMQLISNMYITEQIESRIKITEQELEAGCKELRAKYKQAESLTIEQCYDAVRAQIKGEKSKTVYQSVLDRIKEGVSIKHNDKFDLEKYLDQEFTFPDSKKGEAASTPAPEAPAAAPATETK, translated from the coding sequence ATGAAACGGCTATTTGTATCTTTAACTGTAATATTTTCATTCATTGCGTATGCAAACTGTGGGGACGGAACCCCGGTCATCGAGTCCATCGATGGCAATAAGGTCACCACTGCAAGCTTCGAGGCTGCGTATGATACCGCGCTCGACACTCTGAGCCGCACTCAAAATATCGAAAAAAAGAATATCATCAAGTTCTTAACTGAAAGCGAAGACAAGGTTCCTCAAAGTTTCTTAGTTTTAAGAAACGAATTCAAGAAGAGAAGATTCTTCGAGAACTATCGCCAGATGCTGGTGATCAAAGCAGCTGCTGACAAGAGCGGTTTCAGCAAGAGATCCGATATTAAAGAAATCTTAAAGTTCCAAGAGATGCAGTTGATTTCCAACATGTACATCACCGAGCAGATCGAATCTAGAATTAAGATCACTGAACAAGAGTTAGAAGCTGGTTGTAAAGAGCTAAGAGCGAAATACAAACAAGCTGAGTCTCTTACTATCGAGCAATGCTACGATGCGGTCCGCGCTCAGATCAAAGGCGAAAAATCCAAGACTGTATATCAGTCAGTTCTCGACAGAATCAAAGAAGGTGTTTCCATCAAACATAACGATAAGTTTGATCTGGAAAAATACTTAGACCAAGAATTCACTTTCCCAGATTCTAAGAAAGGAGAGGCAGCTTCTACTCCGGCTCCGGAGGCTCCTGCCGCTGCTCCTGCTACGGAAACAAAGTAA
- a CDS encoding undecaprenyl-diphosphate phosphatase — translation MNSYLNAFFRSIIESLTEFLPVSSTGHLFLFSTFFPFPEGEEFDDLFDIFIQSGAILSVLVLYKDKFLLQGKSAFSYLLKKSENKEGFLFLTQVVVGFLPILLAGFAFRGFLDTIKGRDDILAILGWAWLVGGVFILFSEYWFERNSKDKGENPIRLKDAIIIGIFQCLALIPGVSRSGATIVTARLLGKDTKSSAEFSFFVAVPVLFLASAYKLYKHRSILDGDNLPILCLGFFASFILCFLVIKWFLKYLQAHTFTGFGWYRILLGISVLAFYKLVMQD, via the coding sequence TTGAATTCTTACTTAAACGCTTTTTTCCGAAGCATCATCGAATCGCTTACGGAATTTTTACCGGTGTCCTCTACAGGACACCTCTTCCTCTTCTCCACCTTCTTTCCGTTTCCGGAAGGGGAGGAATTCGACGACCTCTTCGATATATTCATCCAAAGTGGTGCTATTCTTTCCGTACTTGTTCTATATAAGGACAAATTCCTTTTACAGGGAAAATCAGCTTTTTCTTACCTTTTGAAGAAGAGTGAGAACAAGGAAGGTTTCCTGTTCTTGACCCAGGTTGTGGTCGGATTTCTGCCCATCTTGCTTGCGGGCTTCGCTTTTCGGGGATTTCTGGACACGATCAAGGGAAGAGATGATATTCTCGCGATCTTGGGCTGGGCTTGGCTTGTGGGAGGAGTCTTTATTCTTTTTTCGGAATATTGGTTTGAACGCAATTCCAAAGATAAGGGAGAGAATCCTATTCGCTTAAAAGATGCGATCATTATAGGTATCTTTCAATGTTTAGCCTTGATCCCGGGTGTGTCCCGTTCGGGAGCGACTATCGTTACTGCGAGGCTTTTAGGAAAAGATACCAAGAGTTCTGCTGAATTCTCCTTCTTCGTTGCGGTGCCTGTTTTGTTTCTGGCAAGTGCCTATAAGTTATACAAACACAGAAGCATTTTGGACGGAGACAATTTGCCTATCCTATGCCTTGGATTTTTCGCTTCCTTTATACTTTGTTTTTTAGTAATAAAGTGGTTCCTGAAATATTTGCAGGCTCATACCTTTACCGGATTCGGCTGGTATCGCATTCTATTAGGAATTAGCGTGCTGGCCTTCTATAAATTAGTAATGCAGGACTGA
- the gatA gene encoding Asp-tRNA(Asn)/Glu-tRNA(Gln) amidotransferase subunit GatA, whose amino-acid sequence MSDLWKLTYSQIKKGLNAGEFTPTELANSLVSRIEAEDSKIKAFLKFEKDNILKSAAESTERRKAGKALSEFDGIPIGIKDNICIEGTVTSCASKILENYHSPFHATAVEKLLAKGFVLIPRANMDEFAMGSSTENSAYQITKNPFDTSRIPGGSSGGSAAAVAASFVPVALGSDTGGSVRQPASLCGIYGLKPSYGTVSRYGLVAYASSLDQIGPLSKDIDGVVDVYSIISGKDPKDATSKNLPAFEASKAKPLELQGLRIGKMKISSEIEPDVAKAYESLLSELESKGAKLVDLDFSLLSNSIPIYYIIATAECSSNLSRFDGIRFGARKDPSGKLEDLYVASRSEGFGKEVQRRILLGTFSLSAGYYDAYYGRAQKARTLIKKEYEGYFSKVDLILQPTSPTTAFKVGEKTSDPIQMYKADILTTSVNLAGVPAMSIPIGTDSKGLPIGLQVTAPSLQEEKIFGFAKSISDWSSKVKLPEKIQ is encoded by the coding sequence ATGAGCGATCTTTGGAAATTAACCTATTCACAAATTAAAAAAGGCTTAAATGCGGGTGAATTCACTCCTACCGAGCTTGCCAATTCCTTGGTCTCTCGAATCGAGGCAGAAGATTCTAAGATCAAAGCCTTTCTTAAATTCGAAAAAGATAATATACTTAAGTCCGCTGCCGAAAGCACAGAAAGAAGAAAAGCAGGAAAGGCTCTTTCAGAATTCGACGGTATACCGATCGGGATCAAAGATAATATCTGCATCGAGGGCACTGTTACCAGTTGCGCTTCCAAGATCCTAGAAAACTATCATTCTCCATTCCACGCTACTGCAGTCGAAAAGCTGCTGGCAAAGGGATTTGTTCTTATTCCAAGAGCAAACATGGATGAATTCGCGATGGGTTCCTCTACAGAAAACTCCGCTTACCAGATTACCAAGAATCCTTTCGATACGAGTCGAATTCCGGGAGGATCTTCCGGAGGATCGGCTGCGGCTGTGGCTGCTTCTTTTGTTCCGGTTGCTCTCGGTTCCGATACTGGAGGTTCTGTTCGCCAGCCAGCTTCTCTTTGCGGGATTTATGGATTGAAGCCGAGCTATGGTACCGTTTCTCGTTATGGACTTGTTGCCTATGCTTCCAGTTTAGACCAGATCGGTCCTCTTTCTAAGGACATTGACGGAGTAGTAGATGTGTATTCTATTATTTCCGGAAAGGATCCTAAGGATGCAACATCTAAGAATCTCCCTGCATTCGAAGCTTCTAAGGCAAAGCCGTTGGAATTGCAAGGGTTACGCATCGGAAAGATGAAGATCAGTTCAGAAATTGAGCCGGACGTGGCGAAGGCCTACGAATCATTATTAAGTGAATTGGAGTCCAAAGGCGCAAAACTAGTGGATCTGGATTTTTCTCTCTTATCTAATTCAATTCCTATCTATTATATCATCGCGACTGCAGAATGTTCTTCTAATCTTTCTCGTTTTGACGGAATACGCTTCGGAGCGAGAAAGGATCCGAGCGGTAAATTAGAAGATCTTTATGTAGCAAGTCGTAGCGAAGGATTCGGAAAAGAAGTCCAAAGAAGGATCTTACTCGGAACCTTCTCCTTATCCGCAGGTTATTATGATGCGTATTACGGAAGAGCGCAGAAAGCAAGAACACTGATCAAGAAGGAATACGAAGGCTATTTCTCAAAAGTGGATCTGATCCTGCAACCTACTTCTCCTACTACTGCATTTAAAGTAGGAGAGAAGACTTCTGATCCGATCCAAATGTACAAGGCAGATATCCTTACCACTTCCGTGAATTTGGCTGGGGTTCCCGCTATGTCCATTCCGATAGGAACGGATTCTAAAGGACTTCCGATCGGATTGCAAGTAACGGCTCCTTCTTTGCAAGAAGAGAAGATCTTCGGATTTGCCAAATCAATTTCGGATTGGTCTTCTAAAGTCAAACTTCCAGAAAAGATCCAATGA
- a CDS encoding undecaprenyl-phosphate glucose phosphotransferase — protein sequence MLKERSQTFKLLFVFLDLIFSLGSCLFAFLLRFYVGDPSGIDRSYVDPVSYFVLASVLSISQVIVFLFIDLYHPRRGLSFADELLVIVGGVFLNLFSVLSILFFFRGDFGSERFSRSFILVFAATNIFSIGALHLLTRQILRYLRSKGYNLRRVLVIGVRETASRFADSVQRHQIYGYEIVGYVSSKLTKPIRKDMKVVGKTNKIEKALLEVKPDLVVYALNNAEGDHLQEVLDACDTEGIDLKVIPGFQEFIKAKGRVDEMDGLPVISIRNIPVRLGYNRAIKRTFDILFSSSFILIFSPIFLILAALIKLSSRGPVFYYQERVGLDNKSFKMIKFRSMVVQEKSKSETTWTIQNDPRVTTIGRILRKTSLDEIPQFFNVLLGDMSVVGPRPERPHFVEKFKSDHRHYMRRHAVKAGITGLAQVKGLRGDTSIDERIAADIYYIENWSLWLDIKITLLTPFKGVMDKNAY from the coding sequence ATGCTAAAAGAAAGAAGCCAAACTTTTAAATTGTTATTCGTATTCTTGGATTTGATCTTCTCTCTGGGTAGTTGTCTATTCGCATTTCTACTCAGATTTTATGTAGGAGATCCTAGCGGAATCGATCGCTCCTACGTGGATCCGGTCAGCTATTTCGTGCTTGCTTCCGTGCTTTCCATTTCTCAGGTCATAGTATTTTTATTTATAGATCTGTATCATCCCAGAAGAGGTCTTTCCTTTGCGGATGAGCTCTTGGTTATTGTTGGAGGAGTGTTTCTAAACTTATTCTCCGTACTTTCTATTCTATTCTTCTTTAGGGGAGACTTCGGAAGTGAAAGATTTTCTCGTTCTTTTATTCTAGTATTCGCTGCTACGAATATATTTTCGATCGGGGCACTTCATTTGCTTACGAGACAGATACTGCGTTATCTTAGAAGCAAAGGATATAATTTAAGAAGGGTCCTTGTCATCGGAGTAAGAGAAACTGCAAGTAGATTTGCAGATTCTGTCCAAAGACACCAGATCTACGGATATGAGATCGTAGGGTATGTTAGTTCTAAGCTTACCAAGCCAATCCGAAAGGACATGAAGGTAGTAGGCAAGACGAACAAGATCGAGAAGGCACTCCTGGAAGTGAAACCGGATCTGGTAGTATATGCTTTGAATAATGCAGAAGGAGACCATCTCCAAGAAGTTCTCGATGCCTGCGATACCGAAGGGATCGATCTGAAAGTCATTCCAGGTTTCCAAGAATTCATCAAGGCCAAGGGAAGAGTGGATGAGATGGATGGACTTCCTGTGATCTCCATTCGAAATATCCCGGTTCGATTGGGTTATAATCGAGCGATCAAAAGAACCTTTGATATTCTATTTTCTTCCAGTTTCATTCTGATCTTTTCTCCTATATTTCTGATCCTTGCTGCGCTAATAAAGCTGAGTTCGAGAGGACCTGTCTTCTACTATCAGGAGAGAGTAGGACTGGATAATAAGAGCTTTAAGATGATCAAGTTTAGAAGTATGGTGGTCCAGGAAAAGTCCAAGTCTGAGACTACTTGGACCATTCAAAATGATCCAAGAGTGACCACGATCGGTAGGATCTTGCGTAAGACCTCCCTTGACGAAATACCTCAGTTTTTTAATGTGCTTTTAGGAGACATGTCCGTCGTGGGTCCTAGGCCGGAAAGACCCCATTTTGTCGAAAAGTTTAAGAGTGATCATAGACATTATATGAGAAGGCATGCGGTCAAGGCCGGTATTACCGGGCTTGCTCAAGTGAAAGGTCTCAGAGGCGACACCTCTATTGATGAAAGGATAGCGGCGGATATCTATTATATAGAAAACTGGTCTTTATGGCTGGATATTAAGATCACCCTGCTTACACCTTTCAAGGGTGTCATGGATAAGAACGCATATTAA
- the hisF gene encoding imidazole glycerol phosphate synthase subunit HisF: protein MSELAARIIPCLDIKDGRVVKGVNFVNLVDAGDPVESAVAYEQNLADELCFLDITASSDKRDILIHLVEAVAERIFIPFTVGGGLRNLDDVRAVLEKGADKVSINTAAFQNPDLLRAAAEIYGSQCIVCAVDVKFHTERKRHEIFLHGGRTETGREALDWAQEAQSKGAGEILLTSMDRDGTKKGFDIQLLKSFSSNLEIPIIASGGAGNPEHMVEAILRGKADAVLAASIFHFGEFTIRETKENMREMGIKVRL from the coding sequence ATGAGCGAACTCGCCGCAAGAATCATTCCTTGCCTGGACATTAAGGATGGAAGGGTAGTTAAAGGGGTAAATTTCGTAAATCTGGTGGATGCGGGAGATCCCGTGGAATCAGCAGTTGCTTACGAACAGAATCTTGCGGATGAATTATGTTTTCTTGATATAACTGCTTCCAGCGATAAAAGGGATATTCTTATTCATTTGGTGGAAGCAGTTGCAGAGAGGATTTTTATTCCTTTTACAGTGGGTGGAGGACTTCGGAATCTAGACGATGTAAGAGCAGTTCTTGAAAAAGGAGCCGATAAGGTTTCCATCAATACTGCAGCATTTCAAAATCCAGATCTACTTCGTGCAGCTGCCGAAATTTACGGGTCCCAATGTATCGTATGCGCGGTGGATGTGAAATTTCATACGGAGCGCAAACGCCATGAGATTTTTTTGCATGGTGGAAGGACCGAAACCGGCAGAGAGGCATTGGACTGGGCCCAAGAGGCGCAATCTAAGGGAGCAGGGGAGATCCTTCTTACCTCCATGGATCGGGATGGGACCAAAAAAGGTTTCGATATACAACTTCTAAAATCATTTTCTTCTAATTTAGAAATTCCTATTATTGCAAGCGGAGGCGCTGGAAATCCAGAACATATGGTAGAAGCCATTCTGAGAGGGAAGGCTGACGCAGTGCTTGCCGCATCCATCTTTCACTTCGGAGAATTTACGATCCGAGAGACTAAAGAAAATATGAGAGAGATGGGAATTAAGGTACGACTTTAA